From Salarias fasciatus chromosome 12, fSalaFa1.1, whole genome shotgun sequence, the proteins below share one genomic window:
- the LOC115397949 gene encoding ras-related protein Rab-27B-like, whose translation MAEWDYDYLIKLLALGDSGVGKTTFLYRYTDNKFNRKFTTTVGIDFREKRVVYTGKDADGATEKNFRVHLQLWDTAGQERFRSLTTAFFRDAMGFLLMFDLTNQQSFLNVRNWMSQLQANAYCDSPDVVLVGTKADLRDLRDVHARQARDLADRYGIPYFETSAMTGVDVDRAVTTLLGLVMKRMEQSTYGGHGSEPNGSVTASQEVEEAQVRRRCAC comes from the exons ATGGCGGAATGGGACTACGACTACCTGATCAAGCTGCTGGCTCTGGGTGACTCCGGGGTGGGCAAGACCACCTTCCTCTACAGGTACACCGACAACAAGTTCAACCGCAAGTTCACGACCACCGTGGGCATCGACTTCAGGGAAAAGAGAGTG GTGTACACGGGGAAAGACGCTGATGGAGCCACTGAGAAGAACTTCAGAGTCCACCTTCAGCTTTGGGACACAGCAGGTCAAGAGAG GTTTCGCAGCCTCACCACAGCCTTCTTCAGAGATGCCATGGGCTTCCTTCTAATGTTCGACCTGACCAACCAGCAGAGTTTCCTTAACGTGAGGAACTGGATGA GTCAGCTCCAGGCCAACGCGTACTGCGACAGCCCGGATGTGGTCCTGGTGGGCACCAAGGCGGACCTCAGGGACCTGAGGGATGTTCACGCCAGGCAGGCCAGAGATCTGGCAGACAGATACGG CATCCCATACTTTGAGACGAGTGCCATGACGGGCGTGGACGTGGACCGGGCGGTGACCACGCTGCTGGGGCTGGTGATGAAGAGGATGGAGCAGAGCACGTACGGCGGCCACGGGTCCGAACCCAACGGGAGCGTGACCGCcagtcaggaggtggaggaggcccAGGTCAGGAGGAGGTGTGCCTGCTGA